The following nucleotide sequence is from Desulfomicrobium macestii.
GGATCTGCTGATCACGGACCAGGAGGCTATTTTCCTGATCGCGCCCAAACAAGGCGGGAAGACCGAAGACAAGCCCTTACGGGAAGTGTCGTGTGGCTATGACGCCGAATACGAAGAGATGGCGCCGGGCGTTGGGCGGCAGTTCGCCATTGTTGGCAATCATATCGCGTTGGTGCCGCACGGACGGTGCGGCATCCGCTGCGCAATTCAAGACAAGGAGTCTCACATGCCGAAGAAAAAGAAGTCGGGCTTCCTGGACCGTCTGCTCAAGAACCCTAAGGCGAAGGCCGTTCTCGACGAAGCAGCTGAAGAAGCGGCCAAGGACGAAGAAGGTGCCTCCGAAGAGCAGCAGCAGACCGCCACGGACAGTGACAACGAGCTGCTCATAGAGCTGAACGAAAATGTGAAGGAGGTGCTGGTCATTGGGCGCTCTTTGATGGAGCTCCTCCAGCCCAAGAACGAGGATGAAGATCCCGAGCCTGGCGAGGACGAAGACCCCCAGGGTGATGAAGAAGCCGAGGACGAAGATCCGGCCGCCGATGAAGACGACCCGGCCAAGGCCAAGGACAGCGCCGCGAAGCGCAAGACCGCAGACGCCGCTATTGTGCGCCGTGCTGGGCTCCTGGCTCCGGGTCTGCGCTTTAATACGAGCGATTCGGCCTGCACGGTCAAGCGCATGTCCTTGCGCAGCGCCATGAAGGACGAAGCTGTCGCCAGGGTCGTGGACGGGTGCCTGCGAGGAACCGCCATCGGGAAGGCCGATTGCCTGACCCTCGACGCCGCATTCATGGCCGCGTCCGAGGTCGTCGCCGCTCGCAATAACGCCCGCACTGCGGACGCCCTTGCCGGTAAGCGCAAGACGGAAGACGCCAAAAAGGCCGTCACCCCGGCGGACATCAACGCCCTTAACCGCAAATTCCGTGATTCCCTGTCTGGGAAATAGGAGGCCACATGCCTGTATTTACTGAACGTATGCCTGCCGGATTCCCCGGCAACATCTCCCGCCAGGCGGACGCCCAGGTCGAACCGACTGTGGCCGCTTCCGCCATTGCTTTCGGCGGCCCTGTCCAGCTGGACGCGGCCGGAAAGATCGTGGCGGCCACTGTCGAGGCCAAAGGCGTTTACGGCTTCTTAGCCCGCCCGTTCCCTTTTCAGGCTCGTGCGCTTGCCGACAACGCCCTGGGTGGCGGCGGCATCGAGGCCGGACAGATCGGAGACGTGATGCGCTCCGGCTACATGTCGGTGAAGATGTCCGCTGCCGAGACTTCGACGCCGGTCAAGGGCACGCCCGTCAAGGTCGTGTTTACGGCTACGGGAAGCTTCGTCGTCGGGGATATCGCCATGTCCCAGGGCGTGGCCGTGCCCGGGTGCATCTTCATGGGCGCGCCCGATGCTTCGGGTAATGTCGAAATCGCCTTCAACATCTAAGGAGCGAAAATGTTTACCTATGACAGACGCACTGTAGATGCAGCCGGGGCCTTCCTGGTCGGAGAGCTTGAACGCCTCGACCAGACGCTGCACCTCCCCCTGCATTCGGTCACGTGGCCCCGCGACATCGATTTGCGCGAAGACGTGACCATGGCTGATGAATCCTCTTCCTTCACCGTGACCACATTCGCGGCCGCCGGTGGTATTTCCCCGAACGGCAAGAACTGGGTCGGACAGAAGACCACGGCCATTCCTGGTATCGCGGTCGATATCGGCAAGACGCCCTCTCCTTTGCACCTGTGGGCCATGGAGCTCGGGTGGAGCCTGGTGGAGCTGGAAGCAGCCCAGAAGGTCGGCCGCCCTCTCGATACCCAGAAGTACGAGGGCATGAAGATCAAGTACAACATGGACGTGGATGAACAGATCTACATCGGTGACGACCAGGTCGGTGCCGTGGGCCTGTGCACTAACCCTGCGGTCCATGCTGAAAACTCTACCCTGGACTGGAACGCTCCCACGACCACTTCCAAGATGATCCTTGATGACATCAACGACCTGATCAACACGGCATGGGAGCGCAGCGGGTACGCGGTCGTCCCGGACCAGCTTCGGCTTTCGCCGCGCAAGTTCACCAGGCTCCTCCAGCCCGCGACTGAAGCAGGGAGCCAGAGCCTTCTGCGGTACATTGCGGAACAGTGCATTTCCAACACCCAGAACGGACGGCCCCTGGAAATCCACCCACTCAAGTGGCTGACCGGCCGAGGCGCTGCTGGCAAAGATCGCACCGTGGTCTACAGCCGCCGCCCCGAATACGTCCGCTTCCCCCTGGTGCCCCTGCAGAAGACCCCGCTTGAGCATCGCGGCATCAGCCAGTTGACCGTCTACTTCGGCAAGATCGGCCATGTGGAATTCGTCTACCCTGAAACCTTGGCCTACCAGGACGGGGATTAAACCATGAAAAAGATCTCTGTTTCGTCCACGTTCTCGGTTCGCTTTGCCTCGGGGGAGAAGATGCGGGTGTTTACGCCCGGTGTGCATGAACTCTCTGAAGAAGAGCTCGGGAACTGGTTTGTCCAGGGATGCATTCGGGAGGGCCGCGCTGCGGTCCTCCCGGATGATGCCGATGAAACCGGGCTTTCGGAAGACAAGCTGCGTTCGATGACCGTTTCCAGCCTGAAGAAGATGGCTGCCGAAATGGGCATCGAGGTACAGGGCTCCCCGAAAAAAGACGCGCTGGTCGCCATGATCCTTGAAGCGGATCAGGCAAAAGAAAGCGGCCAGGATCCGGATGGCGACAAGGGTAAAGATCCCGACGCGCCCGCCGGTAACGTCGACCCTGATGCCGAAGCCAAGACCGAACCCGAGGAGAATTAACCGTGCCGACCGTACAGGAATTCAGAGAATCGTTTCCCCAGTTCACCGTGGAGCTGTTCCCGGATGGCCGCGTGCTGTTTGCCTTGGCCTTGGCTGAGAAGCAGCTTTCTGCGGAGCGCTGGGGGGATTGGTGGGCTGACGGGTGCTGTCTGCATGCGGCCCATCATCTGACCCTGGAGCGGGCGGCGATAAAGTCACAGGACGGGACCGGCGGCATGGACGCGGCCGCCGGCCCTGTTGTCTCGGTCAGCAAGTCCGTGGGCGGCGTGTCCAAGAGCGAGTCCCGGGCCGGGGCTGCGGCCACTGGCAACATCGGGGCGGGTCACTGGAACGATACCATCTACGGGAAGCAGTATTGGCAAATGGCGCAGCTCGTAGGCGCTGGGGGAATGGTCGTATGAATCCGGAGCTCAGTGTCAGGCAGGTCAGCATGGACTTGTCTGCCGTCCGGCAGGCGCTCGCGGCCTTGACTTCCCAGGACGTCTTCATCGGCGTCCCCGAAGACAAGACCTCCCGCGAGGCGGCCGGAGACTCCGGAGCTTCGAATGCGCTCCTGGCCTACGTGCATGAGTTTGGAGTTCCTGAGCGGGGGCTCCCCCCGCGCCCTTCTCTTTTGCCTGGCATCGACGACATCCAAAAGGATGCGGTCGAGATCCTGAAGGACGCTGCCAGGCAGGCATTGATAGGCAATGCGGCCGCCGTAAACACGGCGCTGAACAAGATCGGAATCCTCGGGCAGAACGCTGTCCGCGCTCGTTTTGTGAGCAACGAGTGGCCACCCTTGGCGGACTCTACCCTGGACGCCCGTAAGAAGATCGGGGAGCGCACGAGCAAGTCCGGCCGGACCGTGGCCACCTATGGCAAGAGCCGCCGCGAACGCGGCGCGGTCAATCCGCTGATCGACACGGGCCAGCTTCGCAAGGCCTACACTTACGTGGTTCGCAAGAAGGGCAATTCTGCCCTGGTGGTGAGATGATGGGCATGGATCTTCTCGATATCCTGATGGACCCGGACATGGGCGGAGCTGCCTTTGTTTACGAGCGCGTCACGGAAACCGTGAGTGCCAAAGGCAGAGCGGAGACTTCTTCGGCCCTGGTCTCTGCCGCCGGGAACATCCAGCCCGCGCCGGGAAAGGAGCGCGAGCTTCTGCCCGAAGGCGACCGGGCCAAGGAATCCATTCTCATCTTCACGCCTGCCGAACTTTCCGCCGGTGGTGGGTCCATCCAGGCCGACCTGGTGCACTATCGTGGCGGCAAGTACCGCGTCGCAACGGCTGAGGCCTGGAGGGAGCACGCGGGCTTCACCAAGGCCGTGGCGGTCCTGGAGGTGCAGCCGTGAACACGAGCGCAACCGGCGGTTTTCTCACGGTCAGCCCGGGGCTTGGCCGGTCCAGCCTTGAAGACATCCTGCATGACTTCATCGCCGGAGTGGCGGGCCTGCCCGGGGACCTGGTGAGGCCGAGGTGGCAAGCCGCGGTTCCTCGCGTTCCAGCGCCTGGGGTTGGCTGGTGTGCCTTCGGCATCGTCGGCAATAGGCGGATCGGCCTGCCCGTCATCAAGCACGCTGCAGTTGGTGACGGCCAAGATGAGATTGTCTCGACCAGGGAGCTTTCGGTTCTCGCGTCCTTCTACGGCCCCGAATCCATGGACCTGGCCGAGACCCTGCGGGACGGATCGCACCTGGAGCAGAACAGGGCTTTTTTGCGGCCCCACGGGCTGGCACTGACCAGGGCGAGCGACATCACAGAGGTTCCCGAGGTGGTTCGTGCCCAGTGGCTGGCTCGCTCCGATCTGCTCATGGTCCTGCAGTATGAGACCAGGCGGACATGCCCCACGCTCAACATCGTACAAGTTTCAGGGCGTGTTTACGCGCCGGGAATCAGCGTGCCTACGGGATGCGACTCCTGCCCCAGGGCCTGCTGGCTAGATAACACGGGCGAATAGCGCCCAGGAGAAAATCATGGCTCAAAACGCATTATCCGTGGACCGCGTCGTCAAGGTGACGGTCAACCTGCAGCCGCTTGCGGCGGCCCGCCGTAACTTCGGCGTCTTGTGTATTGTGGGGGCAAGCGACGTCATTGACCACGTCGAGAGAATCCGCCTCTACACCGGCATCTCCGGCATTGCCGACGACTTCGGGGTACAGTCTCCCGAATATGCGGCTGCCGAACTGTTCTTTTCGCAGAGCCCCAAGCCTTCGATCCTGGCCATCGGCAAATGGGTCAAGACTCCGAGCCCGGCGTACCTCAAGGGCGGCCTGGTTGCGGACGCGGATCTGGACGCCAGCGCATGGAACACGATCCTCAACGGCAGCCTGGGGCTTGTGATCAATGGCGCCGGGGCGACGGTGACGGGCCTGGACTTCACCGGACAGACCAACATGAACGGCATTGCATCCGTTATTTCCGCAGCCTTGGCGGTGGAGGGCGCGGCCTGCGAATGGACGGGAGCCAGCTTCGTCATCTCCTCGGTCACGGCTGGTGACGGGCAGACGATAGGGTTCGCCCAGGCCACCGGGACCGGAACAGACCTGTCCGCGCGCATGGCCCTGACTGAAGAGCTCGCCTTGCCCCTGGTGGCCGGGATGGACGCGGAAACCCCGCTGGAATGCGCGGCCGCCCTGGCTGATGCTTCTGGCGACTGGTACGGCCTGACCTTTGCGGAAACCCTCGCCGATGACGAGCATATAGCTGTGGCCGGGTTTGTGGAAGCCAGCTCCAAGAGCCGGATCTACATGACGACCATCACGAACAGCCGGGTGCTTTCGTCCACGGTAACAGATGACCTTGCCTCCCGCCTGAAGGCGCTGTCCCGCCTGCGCACCTTTGTTCAGTATAGCCGCAACAAGTACGCCGCCTGCTCTGCCGCTGGCCGGGCCTTCACTGTCAACTTCAACGCCAACAGGTCGACCATCACTCTCAAGTTCAAGCAAGAGCCCGGCGTGGTGGCCGAGGGGCTGACCGAGACCCAGGCTCAGGCGCTGGCCTCCAAGCGCTGCAACGTCTTTGTCCGCTACGACAACGACACGGCCATCCTGCAGGAAGGCGTCATGGCAAACGGCGCGTTCTTCGACGAAGTGCACGGCCTGGACTGGTTGCAGAACGCGATTCAGACCGAATGCTACAACCTCTTGTACCAGAGCAAGACGAAGATCCCGCAGACCGACGCCGGTGTGAACCAGATCGTGACCACAATTTCCAAGGTATTGGCCGAAGCCGTAAACAATGGCCTGGTGGCCCCGGGCACCTGGAACGCGGATGGCTTTGGCCAGCTGCAGCGCGGGGATTACTTGCCCTCCGGGTGGTACATCTACGCCCAGCCTATCGATGAGCAGCCTCAGTCCGAGCGTGAACAGCGCAAGGCCCCGCCCATTCAGGTTGCGGTCAAGCTGGCCGGTGCGGTGCACTTTGTCGACGTCCAGGTGGACGTGAACCGTTAAGGAGTAAGAAGCATGGGAGCGTACAGCTTTTTGGATGTCCAGGCAGCCCTGGAAGGCCCTGGAGGATCGTTTCAACTTGGCAGCGGGTCCGGCAATGCCGAGGAAGGCATCGTCATCGAGCCCGCAGGCGACAAGAACATTATGACCGTGGGTGCGGATGGCTCGGTGATGCATAGCCTTCGCGGGGACAAGTCGGGCACTGTGACGGTTACGCTTTTGCGGACCAGCCCGGTCAATGCCCAGCTGCAGAACCTCTACAACTACCAGACCGGATCCAGCCAGAACCACGGGCGGAACACGATTGCAATCCGCAATGCCCAGTCCGGAGATGCCGTCACCTGCACACAGGTGGCCTTCGCTAAGATGCCCTCGAACCCGTACGCGGTCGACGGCGGGAAGCTGGCCTGGACATTCCACGCGGGCCAGATCTCCACGGTCCTTGGCTCTGGAACGCCGGAAATCATCTAGGAGTGAGCAATGGAATTTAGCGTTAAGGATAGGGTTTTTCGGGCCGGAAAGATGGATGCCTTTCAGCAGCTGCACGTGGTGCGCAGGCTGGCCCCTTGCCTCGGCAAGCTGGCCGGCCTGGCTGGAAGTGATCTTGAGCTCAAGAAGGATGATGCCGGGAACGTCGTGGACGTGGCCGGAGACATCGGGCCGGTTGTCTCCTCGCTTGCCGAGGCCGTGGCCGCATTGTCCGACGCGGACGCGGAGTACGTGATCAACGCGTGCCTTGAGGCGGCTGAATGCAAGAACCCGGGTGGCGGCTGGGCTCCTGTCCGAAAAGGCGGGACGACGATGTACAGCCTGTCTTTGCCCGCAATGCTGACCATCTCGGCCAAGGTCATGGCGGTGAATCTGTCTGATTTTTTCGCCGACCTGCCCTCCCTTTCCGGCCTGGGGGGGATGCTCCGGAAGATGTCACATGGGTGAGCCTGCCCGGGGGAGAGGATTGGATAATGAGGCCGGTGCTTGAAGGCATGTGTAGATACGAGAGTTTGAAGGACGGGACGGTGTCCCTGGGGGACATCGCCCTGATGAATGACGCCCTGGCCGTACGGCATGAGAACGAGCGCCGCTACATGGCCTCCAAAAAAGGACAAGCGCAATGAGCACAGGCGGAGTCATCGCCGAATTCCTAGCCTCCGTGGGCTTCAGAGCTGACGAGCAGTCGCTGAAATCGTCGCTGACGAGGGTCGCGGCTTTCGGTGTGGCTGTGAAGCTCGCGGCGGCCGGGATCTTTGCCGGGATGGTGAAGGTGGCCACGGCAGAGTCTGAGATGGCCCTGCAGGCGGAAAAGCTCGGTACCACGACGGATAGGCTGGAAGAGCTGGGCTATGTGGCCGAGCAATCCGGGTCCAGCCTGGACGCCGTGACCAGGAGCATGGAGGCCTTGGTTTCTCGCAATCCTCGAATCAGGGACGCGGCCAAGGCGCTGGAGGTTGTCGGGAATCGCATGCGCGGCATGTCCGAAGTGCAGCGCAAGCTTTTTGCCGACCGGATGGGTATCGACCGGACCCTGATCCCCATGTTGACGTCGGATGTCTCGGAGCTCCGGGAGGAATTCCGGAAGATGTACGCCGTGGCCGGGACGGACGCCAAGCAGGCTGCGGAAGCCTCTAAGGGCTTTCTGGCTGAGCTGGCCAAGCTGAAAACGGTGGCCACCATGCTGACCAAGGCCGTGGCTGTGACGTTTATCGGGCGCATGCGTCGCGACCTGGTGGACCTGCGCAAGGTCGTGGTCGAGAACTTCGGGCGGATCCGTCGGGTGATGGAGTTCTTGATCAGCATCGTCCTTCGCGTGTCGTCGGTGATCAGCGCCTTTGTTTACCGCGCCGTCAAGGTAATCTCCGGCCTGGTCGATTGGTTCGACCGCCTGGACGATGGCCAGCAGCGCCTGGTGCTTGGGCTGGTGGGCCTGGTTGCGGCCTGGAAGCTCCTGAATCTTGGCTTTCTGGCCACGCCTATGGGCATGATCATCACCGGGCTCCTAGGGATCATCGCCCTGGTGGACGACTACCTGACCTTCATGGAGGGCGGGGAAAGCTATTTCGATTGGTCTCCCTGGGCTGCGACCATTGACCAGGTCGTTCAAATTTTGAAGCCGCTGGCGGGCTTGCTGCTCGAACTCGGCAAGGGTGCCATTGCGGCCATCGCTTCCGCCTTGGAGACGATGCGCGAGACCTTGGGGCGCGTGATCCGGTCCGCCCAGCTTCTGGCGGACATCCTGATCGCCTTGTTCCACGGCGACCTGGCGGCGGCCATAGAGGCCGGAAAAGCGCTCTTCTTGAACCTGGCTGACACGGCCCTTGGCGCGTTCCAAGGTTTGGCCGGTGCGGTTCTCGCCATCTTTGAAGGCATGTGGTCCGGAGTCGAACAGAACTTCCCCGACTTCGCCGGGTGGGCAAGCGCTGCTGCGCAGTCCATCACGGGCATCTTGGGGCAGGCTGTCGACTGGGTGCGAAGCAAGATTGCGGGGCTCATGGAGTGGATGCCCGACTGGGTCAAGGACAAGGCCGGCCTTTCGGCCATGGCCGAAGCGTCCCTTTCGGTGCAGGCCACCAGCGCCCCGGCCCTTGCCCCGGCCCCGTCCCAGGCGGCGGTCATGGAGGGGGCAGCGGCCCGGAACATGGAGCTGCACGCCAAGACGGACATTCACATTACGACCTCCGACCCGGTTGTGGCCGGAGAGCGCGCGGCGGCAAAGCAGGGTCAGGTCAACGCTGACATGGTGCGCCACATGAGAGGGGCGGCAAGATGAGCATGTCGCAGAGCCAGGAGCCCGTTCTGATCCGCCCCCGCCGATCCCTGGGGGAGCTGTTCCCCGACGTGGTCGTCGAGGAGTCCCACGAGGACAGCCTGCAGATCACGGAGCACCCGGTGGAACAGGGCGCAAGCATCAATGACCACGCGTTCCGGATGGCTGAAAAGGTGACGATTCGGGGCGGCGTCTCCGATGCTCGGGAGTCCGACAGCGGCGGCCGTCCAAGCGTCGAGTTTTATGAACAGCTCCTGGAGCTGCAGCGCAGCCGCGAGCCCTTCGATATCATCACCGGCAAGCGGGCGTACAAGAACATGCTCCTGGAGCGCCTGAGCGTGATCACGGACCCAGATTCCGAGGCGGTTCTGGCGTTCGTGGCCGAGTGCCGGGAAGTGATCATCGTCAAGACAAGGGTGGCCACTGTCCCGAGGAGCCGCCAACGCTCTGCCTCCAAGACGGGTGGCACCGAGGATAAGGGTCAGAAGCAGCCCCAGAAGCGGCAAAGCATGCTCAAGGGAGGGCTGGGCTGATGGCAAGATCCTATTACACGATCCCCTTGGCTCCGGAGCCGCAAAGCTTCGGCATCACGCTGGCCGGGACGGAATACCGCCTGCGGGTGCGATGGTTCGAGGCAGAGGAAGGCGGCTGGCACCTGGATATTTTGAGCCAAGACGGGGCCTCTGCCATTCTGGCCGGGGTCCCTCTTACGACCGGCTGCGACCTGCTCGAACAGCACGCCTATTTGGGGCTTGGCGGCGAACTCTGGGTGGATTCATCGCTCCCACCTACGCTTGAAAACCTTGGCGACGGCGCGGACCTGGTCTTTGTTGTGGAGGAAGCGTGACCGAACAGAAGGCCCCAGAAGCTGGACGCCAGTGGCTGCGCGAATGCTCCCTGGTTGTAGCCGGGAGTAATGGGCAAGGCCTTGAACTTGGCGAGTTGCGCGTGGTTTTTAAGGTGTCGAAGGGGGCTGTCGAGACCCCGAACAGCGCAGAGATCCGCGTCTACAATCCGTCCGAGGCCACGGCCAACTCCATCCGCAGAGAGTTTTCCCAAGTGGTGCTTCAAGCCGGGTACCAGGGCGGCTTCGGCATCATCTTTTCCGGAAACATCAGGCAGGTCCGCCGGGGCCGCGAAAACGGCACGGACACCTGGCTTGAAATCATCGCGGCGGACGGGGACTGGGCTTACAACTACGCCGTGGTCAATACCACTTTGGCGGCCGGGAGCACGCCGGCAGATCGTATGAAAGTCTGCCAGGGCGCATTCTCCGAGAAAGGCGTCCAGGAAGGTCACATGACAGACCCAGGGGGCAACGGGTTGCCGCGCGGGAAGGTCATGTACGGGATGGCCCGTAAACATATGAGGGATGCCGCCAGTGGCTCCGGGTGCGAATGGTCCTTCCAGGACGGCAAGGTTCAGGTCGTGAAGGCGTCCGGATATCTCCCCGGAGAGGCCGTAGTCTTGACGCACGAGACCGGCCTGATCGGGACACCTGAGCAGACCAACGAGGGAATCAAAGTCCGCTGCCTGCTCAACCCTTCGCTGCGCATCGGCGGACGGATCAAGCTCGACAACAAGAGCGTGCAGCAGGTCAAGACTGACCTGAAGATGCGCGCCCTTTATCCGCCGCGCCTGGATCATGATGGACTGTACCGGATCCTGCGCTTGGACTTTGTCGGGGATACGCGCGGAAACGATTGGTACGCCGACGCCCTGTGTATCGGCCTGGATGACACCTCTTACCTCCCTTTGGATATGGTGCGCTGATGGACCGCAGAGAACGAATCGAGGATCCGGTTGAAGGCCTGAGGGCCGCCCTTGATGGCAAGCAGGCAGAAATGTGGACGGCGCTGCCCGGGCTGGTGGAGTCGTTCGACCCCCAGGCCATGACTGTGGCCGTGCAGCCAGCTATCCAGGGCATGCAGGAAAACGAGGCTGGCAAAGCCTTGGCTGTCAATCTCCCGCTCTTGGTCGATGTCCCGGTGGTGTTTCCTTCCGGGGGCGGGTTCACGCTGACGCACCCGATCAAGCCCGGGGACGCCTGCCTGGTCGTCTTCGCGAGTCGATGCATTGACGGGTGGTGGCAAAGCGGCGGTGTCGCTCAGACTCCGGACAGCCGCATGCACGATCTTTCTGATGGATTCGCCCTGGTCGGCCCCAGGGCCAGGGCCAAGACTCTTTCTCCCGCCGTGGACACGCAGCGCGTTCAGTTGCGGACCGATGACGGCCAGGCGCACGTCACCATGGCCCCAGACTACACTATCCTTGCCCAGAACCCGGCCGCGAAGGTCGAGCTCTCCCCCGGCGGCGACGTGACCATGGAGGCGTCCACAAGCATCAATTTGACGGCTCCCGTCGTCAACATTCAGGCGAACAGCCTGTCCATGTCCGGGCTTGGTGGCGGGGATTCACAGGCGAGCTTTACGGGCAGCATTTCGAGCACCGGCGACCAGGTGGCCGGCGGGATCAGCCAGATGGGACACCGACACGGCGACACGCAGCCGGGTAGCGGAACGACGGGGGTGCCGCAATGATGTATCGCCGCCTCGACGACAAGGGGGACATGATCATGGGGCATGGAGATGCCGACTACCTGCGGGACACTCCCTTGGCGGTGGCTCAGGCCGTCGTGACCCGCCTGCGCTTGCTTCGCGGGGAATGGTTCCTCGATTTGGCCGAGGGCACGCCGTACGCCCCGGCCGTCCTTGGGAAGCACACCAAGGAGAGCTATGACATCGTGATCCGGGAGCGGGTTCGTGAAACCGAAGGCGTGGCCGCCATCACGAGCTACGAGAGCTTTCTTGATGGCGAAACGCGGCGCCTGACCGTCAACCTGACCATCGATACCGTTTACGGCCCGACAACAGTTCAGGAGGTGATGTAGTGGCAACCGCATATATCAACGAGCATGGCGTCCACATCCCGGACTACTCCGAGATCCTGGAGGATCTGAAAGAGGAGTTCCGGGGAATTTTCGGCCCGGACGTCTACCTGGAGCCGGACTCCCAGGAAGGCCAGCTTTTGTCCATCTTCGCCCTGCGGATCCATGATTGCCACACCTTGGCGGCCAGCGTGTACAACGCGTTTTCGCCCCAAACTGCCCAGGGTGCCGGGTTGTCCAGTGTGGTGAAGGTGAATGGCCTGCGTCGTCGCGGCGCATCCCACAGCCAGGTGGACTTGAGGGTAATTGGCCGCCCGGGAACGGCCGTCACCGGC
It contains:
- a CDS encoding phage protein; translation: MTEQKAPEAGRQWLRECSLVVAGSNGQGLELGELRVVFKVSKGAVETPNSAEIRVYNPSEATANSIRREFSQVVLQAGYQGGFGIIFSGNIRQVRRGRENGTDTWLEIIAADGDWAYNYAVVNTTLAAGSTPADRMKVCQGAFSEKGVQEGHMTDPGGNGLPRGKVMYGMARKHMRDAASGSGCEWSFQDGKVQVVKASGYLPGEAVVLTHETGLIGTPEQTNEGIKVRCLLNPSLRIGGRIKLDNKSVQQVKTDLKMRALYPPRLDHDGLYRILRLDFVGDTRGNDWYADALCIGLDDTSYLPLDMVR
- a CDS encoding phage baseplate plug family protein codes for the protein MARSYYTIPLAPEPQSFGITLAGTEYRLRVRWFEAEEGGWHLDILSQDGASAILAGVPLTTGCDLLEQHAYLGLGGELWVDSSLPPTLENLGDGADLVFVVEEA
- a CDS encoding Gp138 family membrane-puncturing spike protein encodes the protein MDRRERIEDPVEGLRAALDGKQAEMWTALPGLVESFDPQAMTVAVQPAIQGMQENEAGKALAVNLPLLVDVPVVFPSGGGFTLTHPIKPGDACLVVFASRCIDGWWQSGGVAQTPDSRMHDLSDGFALVGPRARAKTLSPAVDTQRVQLRTDDGQAHVTMAPDYTILAQNPAAKVELSPGGDVTMEASTSINLTAPVVNIQANSLSMSGLGGGDSQASFTGSISSTGDQVAGGISQMGHRHGDTQPGSGTTGVPQ